A genomic segment from Janibacter sp. DB-40 encodes:
- a CDS encoding FKBP-type peptidyl-prolyl cis-trans isomerase, which yields MRLIVPKARPRLTTAVAASLASLMLLTACGSDSENDSSGEGSSESASGADDSKESTPTLAEPKEEDLEKVEDIEVTAAEGKKGPSVELPEKPLEVSQTTRTTLEEGDGKDLADDAYATVDLAMFSAKDGKAVEGSETYTSSPIVLDLGNKQSLPGLVKAIKGQPVGTSGVAVLPPEDLFGEQGAPQLGISGKDNLVLVYDVRGELPPKAQGKKVEPKKGLPTVDWKADAPADITIPEGEEPPKDLVVEKLIEGDGETIKKDDYVYVSYTGVNWKDGKVFDSSMKDGRGPFAFPVGQNAVIPGWDKAVEGAKVGDRLLVVVPPEEGYGKEGTPDGSIKGGSTLVFTVDVLGAP from the coding sequence ATGAGGTTGATCGTGCCCAAGGCCCGTCCCCGCCTGACCACTGCCGTTGCGGCATCGCTCGCATCGCTGATGCTCCTGACCGCCTGCGGCAGTGACTCCGAGAACGACTCGTCGGGCGAGGGGTCCAGCGAGTCGGCGTCGGGCGCCGACGACTCGAAGGAGTCGACCCCGACGCTCGCGGAGCCGAAGGAGGAGGACCTCGAGAAGGTCGAGGACATCGAGGTCACGGCGGCCGAGGGCAAGAAGGGCCCCTCCGTGGAGCTGCCCGAGAAGCCGCTCGAGGTCTCCCAGACGACCCGGACGACCCTCGAGGAGGGCGACGGCAAGGACCTGGCCGATGACGCCTACGCCACGGTCGACCTCGCGATGTTCTCGGCCAAGGACGGCAAGGCCGTCGAGGGCTCCGAGACGTACACCAGCTCGCCCATCGTGCTCGACCTGGGCAACAAGCAGTCCCTGCCCGGGCTCGTCAAGGCCATCAAGGGCCAGCCCGTCGGGACCAGCGGTGTGGCCGTGCTCCCGCCCGAGGACCTCTTCGGCGAGCAGGGCGCGCCGCAGCTGGGCATCAGCGGCAAGGACAACCTCGTGCTCGTCTACGACGTGCGCGGGGAGCTGCCGCCCAAGGCCCAGGGCAAGAAGGTCGAGCCGAAGAAGGGCCTGCCGACGGTCGACTGGAAGGCCGACGCCCCCGCCGACATCACCATCCCCGAGGGTGAGGAGCCGCCCAAGGACCTCGTCGTCGAGAAGCTCATCGAGGGTGACGGCGAGACGATCAAGAAGGACGACTACGTCTACGTCTCCTACACCGGCGTGAACTGGAAGGACGGCAAGGTCTTCGACTCGTCCATGAAGGACGGCCGCGGCCCCTTCGCCTTCCCCGTCGGCCAGAACGCCGTCATCCCCGGCTGGGACAAGGCCGTGGAGGGCGCGAAGGTCGGTGACCGTCTGCTCGTCGTGGTCCCGCCGGAGGAGGGCTACGGCAAGGAGGGGACCCCGGACGGGTCGATCAAGGGCGGATCGACGCTCGTCTTCACCGTCGACGTCCTCGGCGCCCCCTGA